A section of the Candidatus Binatia bacterium genome encodes:
- the uvrA gene encoding excinuclease ABC subunit UvrA — protein MAQHIVVTGARQHNLKNINVEIPRDKLVVITGLSGSGKSSLAFDTIYAEGQRRYVESLSAYARQFLEQMEKPDVDSIEGLSPAISIEQKTTSKNPRSTVGTVTEIYDYLRLLFARIGKPYCYGCGREITPQTVQQIVDRLLQLPANSRIHVLAPIVRGRKGEYRKELLDLRKSGFVRARIDGTLRDLADDISLPKNIKHTIEVLVDRLVIRPGIEKRLADSLEIAFKYGDEVAKVEMLGSTAEAIQQEILFSQKFACVVCGISYPEMTPRMFSFNNPHGACSTCSGLGTSMYFDPDLIVPNEDLSLAQGAIVPWERKSVGHIKEDVVHALAQHYGFDLATPFKQLPPNVRKVILYGTEEEIAFVHKKGNRRYEFRRAFEGVIANLDRRYKETDSEWIREELDSFMNVRPCETCHGARLKPEALAVRLQGKSIVEVTAMAVKEAQAFFSSLSLTPQEEHIAHRLLKEINERLGFMTHVGLDYLNLSRTAASLSGGEGQRIRLATQIGSSLVGVLYILDEPSIGLHQRDNARLLSTLKRLRDLGNTVLVVEHDRDAIVAADYVIDMGPGAGVQGGYVVAQGTPAEITANPASLTGKYLSGELEIPIPVRRRAGTGWALTLKGARHNNLQNIRVDIPLGKMTCVTGVSGSGKSSLVVDTLYRVLAQRLYGSKEKPGAHDEITGWQLLDKVIDIDQAPIGRTPRSNPATYTGLFTHIRDLFAQLPESRLRGYGPGRFSFNVKGGRCEACGGDGLITIEMHFLPDVYVTCEVCGGRRYNRETLEVQYKGKSIAEVLDMTVGQALEFMGNVPSIRHKLETLHDVGLDYVHLGQSATTLSGGEAQRVKLAKELSRRATGRTLYILDEPTTGLHFDDIKSLLSVLSRLVDAGNTVLIIEHNLDVIKTADHIIDLGPDGGDRGGRVMAVGTPEEVAQTQGSYTGEFLRSLFPGLAA, from the coding sequence ATGGCGCAGCACATCGTCGTTACCGGCGCGCGGCAGCACAATCTCAAGAACATCAACGTCGAAATCCCGCGCGACAAGCTGGTCGTGATCACCGGCCTGTCGGGATCAGGCAAGTCGTCGCTCGCCTTCGACACGATCTATGCCGAAGGACAACGCCGCTATGTCGAATCGCTGTCGGCCTATGCCCGGCAGTTCCTCGAGCAGATGGAGAAACCCGACGTCGACTCGATCGAGGGGTTGTCGCCGGCCATTTCCATCGAGCAGAAGACCACGAGCAAGAACCCGCGGTCGACCGTCGGTACGGTGACCGAGATCTACGACTATCTCCGGCTCTTGTTCGCGCGCATCGGCAAGCCGTACTGTTACGGCTGCGGGCGCGAGATCACTCCACAAACGGTGCAGCAGATCGTCGATCGCCTCCTGCAGCTGCCGGCGAACAGCCGTATCCACGTGCTGGCGCCCATCGTCCGCGGCCGCAAAGGCGAGTACCGCAAGGAGCTGCTCGATCTACGCAAGTCCGGTTTCGTCCGGGCCCGCATCGACGGTACCCTGCGCGACCTCGCAGACGACATCTCGCTGCCGAAGAATATCAAGCACACCATCGAAGTGCTGGTCGATCGTCTCGTTATCCGACCTGGCATCGAGAAGCGCTTGGCCGACTCGCTCGAGATTGCGTTCAAGTATGGCGACGAGGTGGCGAAGGTCGAGATGCTCGGTAGTACGGCGGAGGCCATCCAGCAGGAAATCCTGTTCAGTCAAAAGTTCGCCTGCGTGGTGTGTGGCATCTCGTATCCGGAGATGACGCCGCGCATGTTTTCCTTCAACAACCCCCATGGCGCGTGCTCGACCTGCAGTGGCCTCGGGACATCGATGTACTTCGATCCCGACCTGATCGTTCCCAACGAAGATCTGTCTCTTGCCCAAGGCGCTATCGTGCCGTGGGAACGCAAGAGCGTTGGCCACATCAAGGAGGATGTCGTTCACGCGCTGGCGCAGCACTACGGCTTCGATCTCGCCACGCCCTTCAAACAGCTTCCGCCGAACGTTCGCAAGGTGATCCTGTACGGTACGGAGGAAGAGATCGCCTTCGTCCACAAGAAAGGGAACCGGCGCTACGAGTTCCGCCGCGCCTTCGAAGGGGTCATCGCCAATCTCGATCGCCGCTACAAGGAGACCGACTCGGAATGGATCCGGGAAGAGCTGGACTCGTTCATGAACGTGCGGCCGTGCGAGACATGTCACGGGGCTCGACTGAAGCCCGAGGCGCTGGCGGTCCGCCTGCAGGGGAAGTCCATCGTGGAGGTGACCGCCATGGCGGTCAAAGAGGCCCAGGCGTTCTTCTCCTCCCTGAGCCTCACCCCGCAAGAGGAACACATCGCCCACCGCCTGTTGAAGGAGATCAACGAACGGCTGGGATTCATGACCCACGTGGGCCTGGATTACCTCAACCTCAGCCGCACTGCCGCCAGCCTCTCCGGCGGTGAGGGCCAGCGCATTCGCCTGGCCACCCAAATCGGTTCGAGCCTGGTCGGAGTGCTCTATATCCTCGACGAACCGTCGATCGGGCTGCACCAACGCGACAATGCCCGGCTGCTGTCCACCCTGAAACGCCTGCGCGACCTGGGTAACACGGTTTTGGTGGTGGAACACGACCGCGACGCAATCGTCGCTGCCGATTACGTCATCGACATGGGTCCCGGCGCGGGCGTCCAAGGCGGCTACGTCGTTGCCCAGGGCACCCCCGCGGAGATCACCGCGAATCCCGCTTCTCTCACCGGCAAGTATCTGTCGGGCGAGCTGGAGATCCCCATCCCTGTGCGGCGGAGGGCAGGGACTGGCTGGGCACTTACGTTGAAAGGCGCCCGACACAACAATCTGCAAAATATCCGGGTGGACATCCCGCTCGGGAAGATGACCTGCGTGACCGGTGTATCCGGCTCGGGAAAAAGCTCGCTGGTGGTTGACACCCTCTATCGAGTTCTGGCCCAACGCCTGTACGGATCGAAAGAGAAGCCCGGTGCGCATGATGAGATCACCGGCTGGCAACTGCTGGACAAGGTGATCGACATCGACCAGGCCCCGATCGGGCGGACGCCACGGTCCAATCCAGCCACCTATACCGGCCTCTTTACCCACATCCGAGACCTCTTTGCCCAGCTGCCGGAGTCCCGGCTTCGAGGTTACGGACCGGGTCGCTTCTCCTTCAACGTCAAGGGCGGGCGGTGTGAGGCATGCGGCGGCGACGGCTTGATCACCATCGAGATGCACTTCTTGCCGGACGTGTACGTTACCTGTGAAGTGTGCGGAGGCCGGCGGTACAATCGTGAAACGCTCGAAGTGCAATACAAAGGAAAGAGCATCGCCGAGGTCCTCGATATGACCGTGGGTCAGGCTCTCGAGTTCATGGGAAATGTGCCGTCCATTCGGCACAAGCTCGAAACGCTGCACGACGTCGGTCTCGATTACGTGCACCTCGGCCAGTCGGCTACGACCTTGTCCGGAGGCGAGGCCCAACGGGTCAAACTGGCCAAAGAACTGAGCCGGCGCGCCACGGGGCGTACTCTTTATATCCTGGATGAGCCGACCACCGGGCTGCACTTCGACGACATCAAGAGTCTGCTGTCCGTGTTGTCGCGTCTGGTGGATGCCGGCAATACGGTCCTCATCATTGAGCACAATCTGGACGTCATCAAGACGGCTGACCACATCATCGATCTGGGCCCTGATGGTGGCGACCGTGGTGGACGAGTGATGGCGGTGGGAACGCCGGAAGAGGTCGCTCAGACTCAGGGTTCGTACACCGGCGAGTTCCTCCGGAGCCTGTTCCCCGGGCTCGCTGCCTGA
- a CDS encoding Rrf2 family transcriptional regulator: MMQISRKVDYALRAIIYLSLQKDGCPVSVKEIASRRRIPRKFLEKIIQDMIRSGLLKSHRGAHGGCMLARTPHDISFRDIIESVEGPISLNVCVTEQQDCSVLASCNMQRVWQEGQRRLLEFFADTTLADLTPVFPSNTGAGAGVEGLKELTNA; this comes from the coding sequence ATGATGCAGATCAGCCGGAAGGTGGATTATGCCCTGAGGGCAATCATCTATCTGTCGTTGCAGAAGGACGGATGCCCCGTGTCGGTCAAGGAGATCGCCTCGCGTCGGCGTATCCCGAGGAAGTTCCTGGAAAAGATCATTCAGGACATGATCCGCTCGGGCCTGTTGAAATCGCATCGGGGTGCGCACGGCGGATGCATGCTGGCCCGGACGCCCCACGACATATCGTTCCGCGACATCATCGAGTCCGTGGAGGGGCCGATCTCACTCAACGTGTGCGTCACGGAGCAGCAAGACTGCTCGGTGCTGGCCAGCTGCAACATGCAGCGTGTGTGGCAGGAGGGCCAGCGCCGCCTGCTGGAGTTCTTTGCCGACACCACCTTGGCAGATCTCACGCCCGTTTTCCCGTCGAATACGGGGGCAGGTGCGGGCGTCGAAGGGCTTAAGGAGCTTACGAATGCATGA
- a CDS encoding IscS subfamily cysteine desulfurase, with amino-acid sequence MGRVVYMDNHATTPMDPRVLEAMLPYFVEKFGNAASRNHQFGWEAEAAVDQGREQVARLINAKAKEIIFTSGATESDNLAIKGIVEFSKDKGNHVITAVTEHKAVLDTCKALERTGKAQFTYLPVDRYGLVDPDDVRQAITDKTVLISIMYANNEIGTIHPLREIGKLAKEKGVLFHSDATQGVGKIPVDVEAMGIDLMSLSAHKMYGPKGCGALYVRSKGPRVRLTPMMDGGGHERGMRSGTLNVPGIAGFGKACELSGVEMAPEAAQVLQLRERLSQGIFSQLDEVYLNGHPTHRLPGNLNVSFAFVEGESLLMGLKDIAVSSGSACTSATLEPSYVLKALGVGDDLAHTSIRFGLGRFNTLEDVDYVVERVVHEVRRLREMSPLYEMAKEGVDLKSFQWARE; translated from the coding sequence ATGGGACGCGTAGTTTACATGGACAATCACGCCACAACACCCATGGATCCACGGGTGCTGGAGGCGATGCTGCCCTATTTCGTGGAAAAATTCGGTAACGCCGCGAGTCGCAACCACCAGTTCGGTTGGGAAGCTGAGGCAGCTGTCGACCAGGGGCGGGAGCAAGTCGCCCGGCTGATCAACGCCAAAGCGAAAGAAATCATCTTCACCAGTGGCGCCACCGAATCCGACAACCTGGCGATCAAGGGGATCGTCGAATTCTCCAAGGACAAAGGCAACCACGTCATCACGGCGGTCACCGAGCACAAAGCGGTTCTGGATACCTGCAAGGCGCTAGAGCGCACCGGCAAGGCGCAGTTTACCTACCTTCCGGTCGATAGGTACGGCTTGGTCGATCCTGACGATGTGCGCCAAGCGATCACCGACAAGACGGTCCTGATCTCGATCATGTATGCCAACAACGAGATCGGTACGATCCACCCGCTGCGTGAGATCGGCAAATTGGCCAAAGAGAAGGGCGTTCTCTTCCACAGTGATGCCACCCAAGGCGTAGGCAAGATTCCGGTGGACGTCGAGGCCATGGGCATCGACCTCATGTCTCTGAGCGCCCATAAGATGTACGGGCCGAAAGGTTGCGGGGCGTTGTACGTCCGTTCCAAAGGACCCCGCGTGCGCCTGACGCCCATGATGGACGGCGGCGGCCACGAGCGCGGCATGCGCTCGGGGACGTTGAACGTTCCGGGTATCGCCGGGTTTGGAAAAGCCTGCGAATTGTCCGGGGTGGAAATGGCGCCCGAGGCGGCGCAGGTGCTCCAGTTGCGGGAGCGGCTCAGTCAAGGGATTTTCTCGCAGCTAGATGAAGTCTACCTCAACGGCCATCCCACGCATCGCCTTCCCGGCAACTTGAATGTCAGCTTTGCTTTCGTCGAAGGCGAATCGTTGCTGATGGGGCTGAAGGACATTGCCGTTTCGTCAGGGTCGGCCTGTACCTCGGCGACCTTGGAGCCCTCGTACGTGCTCAAGGCCCTCGGCGTGGGTGACGATCTGGCGCACACGTCGATCCGTTTCGGACTGGGACGGTTCAACACCTTGGAGGACGTGGACTATGTCGTCGAGCGTGTCGTGCACGAAGTGCGGCGGCTCCGGGAGATGTCACCGCTGTACGAAATGGCGAAAGAAGGCGTGGATTTGAAGTCGTTTCAGTGGGCGCGCGAATAA
- the hscA gene encoding Fe-S protein assembly chaperone HscA, which yields MDRIFGIDLGTTNSLIAYADDDTLRVVPDPDTKSSLLPSVVCFPTADEVVVGARARALAAQHPLQTIASVKRFMGLGMEHVTPADREHYAFADQDTQEIVRFHVHGRTYTPPEISALILKELKRRVATVLGEDVRQVVITVPAYFNDSQRQATRDAGRLAGLEVLRLVNEPTAASLAYGLHKKIQGLIAVYDLGGGTFDISILKLHEGIFEVLATNGDTRLGGDDMDRRVAALLLERVPSAVRRNPDVINQAVAAAEAAKIQLTDAESTIMELRGDSLQVQRPLTRAEFEATVADIVERTIAPSRQALKDAGLSPSDLDEVVLVGGSTRIPLVRRRVEEVFGRKPHTELNPEEVVALGAAVQAAVLSGRQTDTLLLDVVPLSLGIETMGGVMARVIERNTTIPVTAKQVFTTFVDNQTAVDFHVLQGERELVRDNRSLARFKLRGIEPLPAGMPRVEVTFMIDANGILNVTARDERTGREQSIDVKPSYGLSDEQIEHMLEESVDHAEEDVSARLLIEARNDAEALLRATRKALSGATLDAEERARIGASMARLEAAVPETDYNRMRDLTEELNQATTSLAQRIMDSSIKEALELKRVEEVL from the coding sequence ATGGACCGCATATTTGGTATCGATCTCGGTACGACCAACAGCTTGATCGCCTATGCGGACGACGACACGTTGCGGGTGGTCCCTGACCCGGACACGAAATCCTCCCTACTGCCCTCGGTTGTGTGCTTTCCGACAGCCGATGAAGTCGTCGTCGGTGCGCGCGCCAGAGCCCTTGCTGCCCAGCACCCCCTACAGACGATCGCTTCGGTGAAACGCTTCATGGGCCTGGGCATGGAGCACGTCACGCCCGCGGATCGTGAGCACTACGCCTTTGCCGATCAGGACACTCAGGAAATCGTACGCTTCCACGTCCACGGCCGTACCTACACACCGCCGGAAATCTCCGCGTTGATCCTCAAGGAATTGAAGCGACGCGTAGCGACGGTGCTCGGCGAAGACGTACGCCAGGTGGTGATTACCGTCCCCGCGTACTTTAATGATAGCCAGCGGCAGGCCACGCGGGATGCTGGCCGTTTGGCGGGACTGGAAGTGTTGCGGCTGGTCAACGAACCGACGGCCGCTTCTCTGGCCTATGGTCTCCATAAGAAGATCCAGGGGCTCATCGCCGTGTACGATCTCGGGGGTGGAACCTTCGACATTTCCATCCTCAAGTTGCACGAAGGCATCTTCGAAGTCTTGGCCACCAACGGCGATACGCGTTTGGGGGGCGACGACATGGACCGCCGCGTGGCCGCGTTGCTGTTGGAACGCGTGCCGTCCGCTGTGCGCCGGAATCCCGACGTCATCAACCAGGCGGTTGCCGCCGCCGAGGCTGCCAAGATCCAGCTGACCGATGCCGAATCGACGATCATGGAGCTGCGGGGTGATTCGCTCCAGGTCCAGCGCCCGTTGACGCGGGCAGAATTCGAAGCCACCGTCGCCGACATCGTCGAGCGGACCATCGCGCCCTCCCGGCAGGCATTGAAGGATGCGGGCCTGAGCCCGAGTGACCTCGATGAGGTGGTCTTGGTCGGCGGATCGACCCGGATCCCGCTGGTGCGGCGCCGGGTCGAAGAAGTGTTCGGCCGCAAGCCGCACACCGAACTCAATCCGGAGGAGGTCGTGGCGCTCGGTGCCGCGGTCCAGGCCGCAGTTCTTTCCGGGCGGCAGACGGACACCCTCCTCCTGGATGTGGTGCCGCTGTCGCTCGGGATCGAAACCATGGGTGGGGTCATGGCGCGCGTGATCGAGCGCAACACGACCATTCCCGTCACCGCGAAGCAGGTGTTTACCACGTTCGTGGACAATCAAACCGCGGTCGATTTCCACGTCCTCCAGGGCGAGCGCGAACTGGTGCGCGATAACCGCAGCCTGGCCCGCTTCAAACTCCGCGGCATCGAGCCTTTGCCCGCGGGGATGCCGCGTGTCGAAGTGACTTTCATGATCGATGCCAATGGCATTCTGAACGTCACCGCCCGTGACGAACGGACCGGCCGGGAGCAATCCATCGACGTCAAACCGTCCTACGGCCTCAGCGATGAACAAATCGAACACATGCTGGAGGAGTCTGTCGACCATGCGGAAGAGGATGTCAGTGCCCGCTTGCTGATCGAAGCCCGCAATGATGCCGAGGCCTTGTTGCGCGCCACGCGAAAGGCGTTGAGCGGTGCGACGCTGGACGCCGAAGAGCGCGCGCGCATCGGAGCGTCCATGGCGCGGCTCGAAGCGGCCGTGCCAGAGACGGACTACAACCGCATGCGTGACCTCACCGAAGAACTGAACCAGGCGACTACGTCGCTGGCGCAGCGGATCATGGATAGCTCCATCAAAGAGGCGCTCGAGCTCAAGCGTGTGGAAGAGGTGCTGTAG
- a CDS encoding alpha/beta fold hydrolase, with amino-acid sequence MQHVSIHGHRIAFRSAGEGPVVLLVHGMAGSSATWKHVLPGLAQRFTVIAPDLLGHGESGKPQRGEYSLSAHANVLRDFLNVLGHERATFVGQSLGGGVAMQLAYQFPERCERLVLVGSGGLGREVNVMLRALTFPGLEYVFPIVCAPRLRDAGNRVASWLYGVGLRAAPVIEEMWRSYTSLAEADTRRAFFRTLHGVIDLGGQAVSASDRLYLTSQVPTLIVWGNRDPFIPVSHATAAHEAMPGSRLVIFDNVGHYPHCEDPDRFVEVLVDFITSTEPARLSEAHWRELFRSAPPSHAA; translated from the coding sequence CTGCAGCATGTGTCAATCCACGGCCACCGGATCGCCTTCCGCAGCGCCGGCGAAGGACCCGTGGTGCTGCTCGTCCACGGCATGGCGGGGAGTTCAGCGACATGGAAGCACGTCCTGCCAGGTCTGGCCCAGCGGTTCACGGTCATCGCCCCCGACCTGCTCGGGCACGGTGAGTCGGGTAAGCCCCAGCGGGGCGAGTACTCGCTCAGTGCGCACGCCAATGTCCTCCGCGACTTCTTGAACGTCCTCGGCCATGAGCGTGCGACCTTCGTGGGCCAATCACTCGGTGGCGGCGTGGCGATGCAGTTGGCGTACCAGTTTCCCGAGCGTTGCGAACGACTGGTGCTGGTGGGCAGCGGTGGGTTGGGCCGGGAGGTCAACGTGATGCTCCGGGCCTTGACCTTTCCCGGCCTCGAATACGTCTTCCCGATCGTCTGCGCGCCGCGCTTGCGAGACGCGGGGAACCGGGTGGCGTCATGGCTCTACGGAGTGGGGCTGCGGGCCGCTCCCGTCATCGAGGAGATGTGGCGCAGCTACACGTCGCTGGCCGAGGCCGACACCCGCCGGGCGTTCTTTCGCACCCTGCACGGCGTCATCGACCTCGGCGGCCAGGCGGTGAGCGCCTCCGACCGGCTGTACCTGACCTCGCAAGTTCCGACACTGATCGTGTGGGGTAACCGAGACCCGTTCATTCCCGTCAGCCACGCCACCGCGGCCCACGAGGCCATGCCCGGGAGCCGCCTCGTGATCTTCGACAACGTGGGGCATTACCCGCATTGCGAGGATCCGGACCGGTTCGTTGAGGTGCTCGTCGACTTCATCACCTCCACCGAGCCGGCCCGCCTGTCAGAGGCCCACTGGCGCGAGCTGTTCCGGTCTGCTCCCCCGTCGCATGCCGCGTAG
- the sppA gene encoding signal peptide peptidase SppA: protein MLRRAWRHGLAAASFVLEALLRALGRRPPYGILKLDLGGDLAEEPVEHRLIGMLQPHRDDYFNLIVLLRGAREDPQLRGVFIRCENLRGGWAKVQEIRRSLMALRQAGKAVWVHLTHPGIREYVIASAADQIILTPAGRLDVAGLSSEVTFVAGTLKKLGIQAELIQMGKYKSAAETFTRSDMSEPHREMVESLIQDLYEQVVDAIADGRGMEGEAVRHLLDRGPFTAREAAQERLVDALLYDDEAEERLRAQCDDQAVIERAAYFSRRTRAARREVLRQDRPAIGLLHVTGSIKTGESISGTEATSACGAAAVARDLKTLRERRDVGAVVIRISSPGGSGLASDLIWHEVMRTRKRKPVVVSFGDVAASGGYYVGVAGNPVLAEAGTITGSIGVLAGKALLKGLYDQLGITKQVITRGRHAALYSDYVPLGEEERLRLQTEAEFFYADFIDKVASGRHLSVEAVASAAEGRVWSGRQARDLGLVDQLGGIEEALNEAKVLVGLAPDARVSVERYPRPRRLWKFSLNLAPPQSRLRALHPWAQFITSERIWAILPFNFEFF, encoded by the coding sequence ATGTTGCGTCGCGCCTGGCGGCACGGCTTAGCTGCAGCTTCCTTTGTCCTCGAAGCACTGCTGCGTGCGTTGGGACGGCGCCCGCCTTACGGCATTCTCAAGCTCGATCTGGGTGGTGATCTGGCTGAGGAACCGGTCGAGCACCGGCTCATCGGGATGCTGCAACCCCACCGCGATGATTACTTCAATCTGATCGTCCTACTGCGGGGGGCGCGAGAAGACCCGCAGCTGCGTGGGGTGTTTATTCGCTGCGAGAACCTCCGCGGCGGGTGGGCGAAAGTGCAGGAAATACGCCGTAGCCTCATGGCCCTGCGCCAGGCCGGGAAAGCGGTGTGGGTACACCTGACGCACCCCGGCATACGCGAGTACGTTATCGCCTCGGCTGCCGATCAGATCATTCTGACACCGGCCGGTAGGCTCGACGTGGCCGGGCTCTCCTCGGAGGTCACCTTCGTCGCCGGAACGCTCAAGAAGCTCGGCATCCAAGCCGAACTGATCCAGATGGGAAAGTACAAGTCGGCCGCTGAGACCTTCACGCGCAGCGATATGTCTGAACCACACCGCGAAATGGTCGAAAGCCTGATCCAGGACCTGTACGAGCAGGTGGTTGATGCCATCGCGGACGGACGCGGCATGGAGGGCGAGGCCGTGCGCCACCTGCTTGACCGTGGCCCCTTCACGGCGCGTGAGGCGGCGCAGGAACGTTTGGTCGATGCGCTCCTCTACGACGACGAGGCGGAAGAGCGGCTGCGCGCGCAATGCGACGACCAGGCGGTCATTGAACGGGCGGCCTACTTCTCGCGCCGGACACGGGCCGCTCGCCGCGAGGTGCTGCGCCAGGACCGCCCGGCCATTGGCCTGTTGCATGTCACTGGCTCGATCAAGACCGGCGAAAGCATCTCCGGGACGGAAGCCACCAGCGCCTGCGGCGCGGCTGCGGTGGCCCGGGACTTGAAAACCCTGCGTGAACGCCGCGACGTCGGCGCCGTCGTGATCCGCATCTCCAGCCCCGGTGGGTCAGGACTGGCATCCGACCTCATCTGGCACGAGGTGATGCGCACCCGCAAACGGAAACCAGTGGTTGTTTCCTTCGGGGATGTGGCGGCTTCCGGCGGCTACTACGTCGGTGTCGCGGGAAATCCGGTGTTGGCGGAGGCGGGCACAATCACCGGTTCCATTGGCGTGCTGGCAGGCAAAGCCCTACTCAAGGGGCTGTATGACCAACTCGGTATCACCAAACAGGTGATCACACGCGGGCGGCATGCGGCGCTGTATTCGGACTACGTTCCGTTGGGTGAGGAAGAGCGCCTGCGCCTGCAAACGGAGGCGGAGTTTTTCTACGCCGATTTCATCGACAAGGTCGCCAGCGGCAGACACCTGAGTGTAGAAGCGGTGGCGTCGGCGGCTGAGGGGCGGGTGTGGAGCGGTCGTCAAGCAAGGGATCTCGGCCTCGTCGATCAGCTGGGCGGCATCGAAGAGGCCCTCAACGAGGCGAAGGTGCTCGTCGGCTTGGCGCCGGATGCCCGGGTTTCTGTGGAACGCTATCCTCGACCGCGCCGACTGTGGAAGTTTTCGCTCAACCTCGCTCCACCGCAGAGCCGACTCCGCGCCCTTCATCCGTGGGCGCAGTTCATTACCAGTGAACGGATCTGGGCCATTCTCCCGTTCAACTTCGAATTCTTCTGA
- the iscX gene encoding Fe-S cluster assembly protein IscX, with translation MGLTWHDSEEIALQLIEDHPDVDPLAVRFTELRRWVTELTDFDDDLKASNEGKLEAIQMAWLEEYKDRQE, from the coding sequence ATGGGACTCACGTGGCACGATAGCGAAGAGATCGCGTTGCAACTCATTGAAGACCATCCCGACGTCGATCCGTTGGCGGTGCGCTTCACCGAACTTCGTCGCTGGGTGACGGAACTGACAGACTTCGATGACGATCTCAAGGCTTCAAACGAAGGCAAGCTGGAAGCCATCCAAATGGCGTGGCTCGAGGAATACAAGGACCGCCAGGAATAG
- the hscB gene encoding Fe-S protein assembly co-chaperone HscB, translating to MSSIPTSSAEREGTIWPAGERVGCWHCGAEHTPRFFCPACEAIQPLPEQADYFQVMGLPQRLVVDTEGLQKRYYELHRRLHPDRYQTGPQEARQASLRNTAAVNRAYRTLRDPIDRGLYWLTLRGESLGAGNNQVPADLSALVFELQEQLEELRAARHGNGAAQLVQEIAACHTELLQRQSALLEQLGQNFVRWDAGEADTDTLTRELKAILSALAYLGTLIRDVEKGLET from the coding sequence ATGAGTTCGATCCCGACTTCGTCCGCGGAGCGGGAAGGAACAATATGGCCCGCCGGCGAGCGGGTAGGCTGCTGGCATTGCGGCGCTGAACACACACCCCGCTTCTTTTGCCCCGCCTGCGAAGCCATCCAACCCCTTCCCGAGCAGGCGGATTACTTTCAGGTTATGGGTCTGCCACAACGCCTCGTGGTGGACACGGAGGGGTTGCAGAAGCGCTATTACGAGTTGCATCGGCGCTTACACCCGGATCGCTATCAGACCGGTCCACAGGAAGCCCGCCAGGCAAGCTTGCGCAACACCGCGGCGGTGAACCGCGCCTACCGGACGTTGCGCGACCCCATCGATCGCGGCCTGTACTGGCTCACACTGCGAGGGGAGAGCCTGGGGGCCGGCAACAACCAGGTGCCGGCCGATCTGTCGGCGTTGGTGTTTGAACTGCAGGAGCAGCTGGAGGAACTCCGCGCCGCCCGGCACGGGAACGGCGCGGCCCAACTCGTTCAGGAGATCGCTGCGTGCCACACCGAGTTGTTGCAGAGGCAGAGCGCGCTGCTGGAACAGCTCGGGCAGAACTTTGTGCGCTGGGATGCGGGTGAAGCCGACACCGACACCCTGACGCGTGAACTGAAAGCGATCCTGTCGGCGCTGGCGTACCTGGGCACGTTGATCCGCGACGTGGAAAAGGGGCTGGAGACTTGA
- a CDS encoding iron-sulfur cluster assembly accessory protein, with amino-acid sequence MAVAIGVSEKAAAKIRSLLAAQDKPEGGLRVKVVGGGCSGLQYKMDLDVERPGDKVFGMPDAKILVDRKSFLYLNGTELDYNEGLMQSGFNLHNPNVKRSCGCGASFTV; translated from the coding sequence ATGGCCGTGGCTATTGGCGTCTCAGAAAAGGCGGCGGCGAAGATCCGCAGTCTTCTGGCCGCGCAAGACAAGCCGGAAGGCGGCCTGCGGGTGAAGGTTGTCGGCGGCGGCTGCTCGGGCCTGCAATACAAAATGGATTTGGATGTGGAACGCCCGGGTGACAAGGTGTTTGGGATGCCCGACGCCAAGATATTGGTAGACCGGAAGAGCTTCCTCTATCTCAACGGCACCGAGCTGGATTACAACGAAGGCCTGATGCAGTCGGGGTTTAACCTGCACAACCCGAACGTCAAAAGGTCCTGCGGCTGTGGCGCCTCGTTTACCGTGTAG
- the iscU gene encoding Fe-S cluster assembly scaffold IscU — protein sequence MAYSSKVLDHYENPRNVGSFPKDDANVGTGIVGAPECGDVMKLQLKISESGVIEDARFKTFGCGSAIASSSYVTELVKGKTLGDAMKIKNTHIVEELSLPPVKIHCSVLAEDAIRAAITDWKKRRGGNTDTQKAVSN from the coding sequence ATGGCATACAGTAGCAAGGTGCTCGATCACTACGAGAACCCACGCAACGTCGGGTCGTTTCCGAAAGACGACGCCAACGTCGGTACGGGGATCGTTGGCGCTCCGGAGTGCGGCGATGTGATGAAGCTGCAACTGAAGATCAGCGAGTCCGGGGTGATCGAGGACGCACGTTTCAAGACCTTCGGTTGCGGCAGTGCCATCGCGAGTTCGAGTTACGTCACCGAACTGGTGAAGGGGAAGACCCTCGGTGACGCGATGAAGATCAAGAACACGCATATCGTCGAGGAACTGAGTCTGCCCCCGGTGAAGATCCACTGCTCGGTCTTGGCGGAAGACGCCATCAGAGCCGCCATCACCGACTGGAAGAAGCGTCGCGGTGGCAACACCGACACGCAGAAGGCGGTCTCCAACTAA